The following coding sequences are from one Photobacterium angustum window:
- a CDS encoding fumarylacetoacetate hydrolase family protein — protein sequence MQKVTLSSPTGDKYITPSKVVCVGRNYVEHIHELNNEVPTQLVLFAKPNSAISQQLNAKHSNDSVHYEVEICFMYQQGQFMAAGVGIDLTKRELQASLKQKGLPWERAKAFDGSVLFSDFVPLPNITETEFEVVFERQQDVLQRGVSSQMITKPAAILQEIQSFMTLEDGDIVMTGTPKGVGEVNAGGHYTASLYIDGQRVVAQSWVAV from the coding sequence ATGCAGAAGGTTACGCTAAGTTCACCCACTGGAGATAAGTATATAACGCCATCAAAAGTGGTATGTGTTGGTCGAAATTACGTTGAACATATCCACGAGTTAAATAATGAAGTCCCTACGCAACTTGTCTTGTTTGCTAAACCCAATTCTGCCATTTCTCAACAACTCAATGCTAAGCATAGTAACGATTCCGTACATTATGAAGTTGAAATTTGTTTTATGTACCAACAAGGTCAGTTTATGGCTGCAGGAGTGGGGATTGATTTAACAAAACGAGAATTACAAGCGAGCTTAAAACAAAAGGGCCTACCGTGGGAACGAGCAAAAGCGTTTGATGGTTCCGTGCTTTTTAGTGATTTCGTACCACTTCCTAATATTACTGAAACGGAATTCGAAGTGGTGTTTGAACGACAACAAGACGTTTTACAGCGTGGAGTCAGCTCTCAAATGATCACAAAGCCTGCCGCTATTTTGCAGGAGATCCAATCATTCATGACATTAGAAGATGGTGATATTGTTATGACGGGTACACCAAAAGGTGTCGGTGAAGTAAATGCTGGTGGGCATTACACTGCGAGCCTTTATATTGATGGGCAAAGAGTGGTCGCTCAGTCATGGGTTGCGGTATAG
- a CDS encoding M14 family metallopeptidase has translation MQSSTYHIGEAGKAWGSVEKAQWLAQTTIKRSYLEQVVTKIDALKNDFDITQYGALSYAPDKYPLFSIKSRNWDSNKPTILITGGIHGYETSGVHGALAFAALEAKHYSDDFNILIAPCVSPWGYETINRWNPNAVDPNRSFIPNSPAEESAALMRLVQDQKTSFLAHIDLHETTDTDESEFRPALAARDGKEYIEDSVPDGFYVVGDTENPQDAFQTAIIDEVRHVTHIAPPDDNGNIIGEAITQEGVINYPLKALGLCASVTDALYTSTTEVYPDSPRVTEKECNMAQVAAIKGALDYLKQHVK, from the coding sequence ATGCAGTCATCTACCTACCACATTGGTGAAGCAGGTAAAGCTTGGGGAAGCGTCGAAAAAGCACAATGGTTAGCACAAACAACCATTAAACGTTCTTACCTTGAGCAAGTTGTGACAAAAATTGATGCATTGAAAAATGATTTTGATATCACTCAGTATGGTGCTCTGTCTTATGCCCCTGATAAATACCCACTTTTTTCGATAAAATCGCGTAATTGGGATAGCAATAAACCAACAATTTTAATTACCGGTGGTATTCACGGTTATGAAACGAGCGGTGTCCACGGTGCACTTGCATTTGCCGCTTTAGAAGCCAAACATTACAGTGATGATTTTAATATTCTTATTGCACCTTGTGTGAGCCCTTGGGGTTATGAAACCATCAACCGTTGGAACCCTAACGCTGTTGATCCTAACCGCTCATTCATTCCAAATAGCCCTGCAGAAGAATCAGCGGCTTTAATGCGCTTAGTCCAAGACCAAAAAACATCATTTTTGGCGCATATTGATCTTCATGAAACGACAGATACCGACGAGTCCGAGTTTCGTCCTGCACTAGCAGCACGTGACGGTAAAGAATATATTGAAGACAGTGTACCTGACGGCTTCTATGTGGTTGGTGATACCGAAAACCCTCAAGATGCTTTCCAAACTGCAATTATTGATGAAGTACGCCACGTTACCCATATAGCACCACCTGATGACAACGGAAATATTATTGGTGAAGCGATTACCCAAGAAGGTGTAATTAACTATCCATTAAAAGCATTAGGGTTATGTGCAAGCGTAACAGATGCATTGTATACCTCGACGACCGAAGTCTATCCTGATAGCCCCCGCGTGACAGAAAAAGAATGTAATATGGCGCAAGTTGCTGCAATTAAAGGCGCATTAGACTATTTAAAGCAACACGTTAAATAA
- a CDS encoding mechanosensitive ion channel family protein, which yields MDKVMEVINFLIAHKLLLSALIIVIVSLIRRLVLTKIRGEELFLSEEQRKWMSRTKNGTFSILILLLFILWRSEINEFALSVTAIAVAIVVASKEIILCITGSIQRASSRSFRIGDWIEVGKLCGEVIEHNMMATVIQEIDLHHGQYHYTGKTATLPNSMFFTYPVKNLNFMKRYVYHNFSIVVPNFLNLYPLLPTMVKKIEHHCEDFIDVARRYNSMIEKHAGVDLPGSEPHIHISSGATGEQIVHFMLFCPTEQATHLEQEIRQDFMEEYEKHFPNKDD from the coding sequence ATGGATAAGGTTATGGAAGTTATTAACTTCCTCATCGCACACAAATTACTGCTAAGTGCTCTGATCATTGTGATTGTTTCACTGATCCGTCGTCTGGTTTTGACCAAAATTCGAGGGGAAGAACTCTTTCTTTCAGAAGAACAACGAAAATGGATGTCTAGAACCAAAAATGGCACCTTTTCTATTCTTATCCTTTTACTCTTCATCCTTTGGCGCTCAGAAATTAATGAGTTTGCCTTATCTGTCACAGCGATCGCGGTTGCCATTGTTGTCGCATCGAAAGAAATTATTCTTTGTATTACAGGATCAATTCAACGCGCAAGCTCACGTTCGTTTCGAATCGGTGACTGGATTGAAGTGGGCAAGTTATGTGGCGAAGTCATCGAACACAATATGATGGCAACGGTTATCCAAGAGATCGATCTTCATCATGGCCAATATCATTACACAGGAAAAACAGCAACCTTACCCAACAGCATGTTTTTCACTTACCCAGTAAAAAACCTCAATTTTATGAAGCGTTATGTTTACCATAACTTTTCTATCGTAGTACCCAATTTCCTCAACCTCTACCCTTTACTACCAACTATGGTCAAAAAAATAGAGCATCATTGTGAAGATTTTATTGACGTCGCTCGTCGCTATAACAGTATGATAGAAAAACATGCAGGTGTTGATTTACCGGGCTCAGAACCACATATCCATATAAGTAGTGGCGCGACAGGCGAACAAATTGTTCACTTCATGTTATTTTGTCCAACAGAGCAAGCGACTCATTTAGAGCAAGAAATTCGACAAGATTTTATGGAAGAATACGAAAAACATTTTCCCAACAAAGATGACTAA
- the gloA2 gene encoding SMU1112c/YaeR family gloxylase I-like metalloprotein: MFNGIHHVAIICSDYQRSKYFYSQILKLEIINETYRPQRQSYKLDLRLPDNSQVELFSFPDAPKRPSYPEAQGLRHLAFSVDNVESVVAYLVDHDIEVEAIRIDELTGKKFTFFSDPDGLPLELYQS, translated from the coding sequence ATGTTTAACGGAATACATCATGTTGCGATCATATGCTCTGATTATCAGCGATCTAAGTACTTCTACAGTCAAATATTAAAACTAGAGATCATCAATGAAACTTATAGACCGCAACGTCAGTCGTACAAATTAGATCTACGTTTGCCGGATAATAGCCAAGTAGAACTGTTTTCTTTCCCTGATGCGCCTAAAAGACCCAGTTATCCTGAGGCGCAAGGACTACGTCATCTGGCGTTTTCTGTGGATAATGTGGAATCTGTTGTGGCATATCTAGTTGATCATGATATTGAAGTAGAAGCTATCCGCATTGATGAGTTAACGGGAAAGAAATTTACTTTTTTTAGCGATCCAGATGGATTACCACTTGAGTTGTATCAGTCTTAA
- a CDS encoding Dps family protein: MSTILNELQVEDAKLHLTRPLATPTDLSVDATKEISGALTAILADVYAIYMKTKNFHWHMSGAHFRDYHLMLDEQSVQLFAMTDDIAERVRKIGGKTLRSIGEISRMQRILDNDADYVEPADMLAELCSDNKQLAAELRAAHTLCDDCGDYSSVSMIDNWIDQTERRVWFLYESYCH; the protein is encoded by the coding sequence ATGAGTACTATCTTAAATGAATTACAAGTTGAAGATGCAAAATTACACCTTACTCGTCCTCTAGCCACACCTACAGATTTAAGTGTAGACGCGACTAAAGAGATCAGTGGTGCACTAACAGCGATCCTTGCTGATGTTTATGCAATTTATATGAAGACTAAAAACTTCCATTGGCATATGAGTGGTGCACATTTCCGTGATTATCACTTAATGCTTGATGAGCAAAGTGTTCAATTGTTTGCAATGACCGATGACATTGCTGAACGTGTGCGTAAAATTGGTGGAAAAACTTTACGCTCTATTGGTGAAATCTCACGTATGCAGCGTATTTTAGACAATGATGCTGATTATGTTGAACCTGCAGATATGCTTGCTGAACTTTGTAGTGATAACAAACAATTAGCTGCAGAACTTCGTGCAGCGCATACTTTGTGTGATGACTGTGGAGATTATTCATCAGTGAGTATGATTGATAATTGGATCGATCAAACCGAGCGTCGTGTTTGGTTCCTTTATGAATCATATTGTCATTGA
- a CDS encoding DUF3820 family protein: MFQQEHVIKLANMKMPFGKYAGRILIDLPEEYLLWFQKQGFPEGELGMLMALALDFKIEGLESVIRPLRRD; the protein is encoded by the coding sequence ATGTTTCAGCAAGAGCATGTGATTAAATTAGCAAATATGAAAATGCCGTTTGGTAAGTACGCTGGTCGAATCCTTATCGACTTACCTGAAGAGTATTTATTGTGGTTTCAGAAACAAGGCTTTCCTGAAGGGGAGTTAGGAATGCTGATGGCTTTGGCGCTTGATTTTAAAATTGAAGGTCTAGAAAGCGTGATTCGACCATTACGTAGAGACTAG
- a CDS encoding META domain-containing protein produces MKKILLSTLFLTSLLTGCSSSPKDAAALPSTWAVMAIDGHSEPVDALPKQPELVIDNNLTVTYHGCNTLKGKLTLTGQNLLTKNLASTRKMCIQNEQAIVDGFVKRMLTGPSDYLVNQNTLIISSERHTVTFKKVK; encoded by the coding sequence ATGAAAAAGATTTTATTAAGTACGCTTTTCCTGACATCACTATTAACTGGTTGTAGCTCTTCCCCTAAAGATGCTGCTGCGCTTCCAAGCACATGGGCAGTAATGGCGATTGATGGGCATTCAGAGCCTGTAGATGCATTACCTAAGCAGCCAGAATTAGTGATTGATAATAACTTAACCGTCACTTACCACGGTTGTAATACATTAAAAGGCAAGCTGACACTAACTGGCCAGAATTTACTGACTAAAAATTTAGCATCGACCCGTAAAATGTGTATTCAAAACGAACAAGCTATTGTTGATGGATTCGTAAAAAGAATGCTAACAGGTCCATCAGATTATCTAGTGAACCAGAACACATTGATTATCAGCTCTGAACGCCACACCGTGACATTTAAGAAAGTGAAATAA
- a CDS encoding ParA family protein, with translation MRRIIFNQKGGVGKSSITVNLAAISAAKGHKTLVIDLDVQGNSSHYLGYDINQKSDKTIADLLNQTASWFSMASPTLDYPQPTDYENLFLIPSSPKLDKLEPELERRYKIYKLRETLDELEKEYEHIYIDTPPNLNFYTKSGLIAAHNLLIPFDCDSFSQQALINLMDNLAELRDDHNRELSLEGIVVNMFNAQANFPRQIIESVKELGFPVLEPYLPQSIKMKESHFQQIPLIHFQPKHKLTQQFSLLHQQLSDAKQAVKN, from the coding sequence ATGCGCAGAATTATATTTAATCAGAAAGGTGGGGTAGGTAAATCAAGTATTACCGTAAATTTAGCGGCTATTAGTGCGGCGAAAGGGCACAAGACATTAGTGATAGATCTCGATGTCCAAGGTAATTCAAGCCACTATTTGGGGTATGATATTAATCAAAAAAGCGATAAAACCATTGCTGATTTACTCAATCAAACCGCCTCTTGGTTTTCAATGGCATCACCAACATTAGATTACCCCCAACCGACTGATTATGAAAATTTATTCCTCATTCCATCGAGTCCTAAATTAGATAAATTAGAGCCAGAATTAGAGCGCCGCTATAAGATCTATAAGTTACGTGAAACATTAGATGAATTAGAAAAAGAATATGAACACATTTATATTGATACCCCACCAAACCTAAATTTTTATACTAAGTCGGGATTAATTGCGGCGCATAACTTATTGATCCCATTTGATTGTGATAGTTTTTCACAACAGGCATTGATCAATTTAATGGACAATTTAGCAGAGCTTCGAGACGATCATAATCGTGAGTTGTCATTAGAAGGTATTGTGGTCAATATGTTTAATGCTCAGGCAAACTTTCCTCGTCAGATTATTGAAAGCGTTAAAGAGTTAGGCTTCCCAGTATTAGAGCCTTATCTACCTCAATCGATCAAAATGAAAGAATCACATTTTCAACAAATTCCGCTTATTCATTTCCAACCAAAGCATAAATTAACCCAGCAATTTTCTCTATTACATCAACAATTAAGTGATGCTAAACAAGCCGTTAAAAATTAG
- a CDS encoding NUDIX hydrolase encodes MRFLKLSVHPDLTNIDFNTTDLAIFQRDAARAIVLNGEDILMLYTERYHDYTLPGGGIDAGEDKVEGLIRELQEETGARNIRDIKAFGQYDEYRPWYKPDHDVVNMKSYCYVCTIDKELGATRFEDYEIKNGMKPVWINIFDAIAHNEETIKHSEKKGMSIERETFLLKLIAEELITVNA; translated from the coding sequence ATGCGATTTTTAAAACTATCTGTTCACCCTGATCTTACCAATATTGACTTTAATACAACGGACTTAGCTATATTTCAACGCGATGCCGCAAGAGCCATTGTATTAAATGGTGAAGATATTTTGATGTTATACACAGAGCGTTATCATGATTACACCTTACCTGGTGGTGGCATTGACGCTGGAGAAGATAAAGTCGAAGGGTTGATCCGAGAATTACAAGAAGAAACTGGCGCAAGAAATATTCGAGATATTAAAGCGTTTGGTCAATATGACGAATATCGTCCTTGGTATAAACCAGATCATGATGTGGTTAATATGAAATCATACTGTTACGTTTGTACTATTGATAAAGAGTTAGGCGCAACTCGCTTTGAAGATTACGAAATTAAAAATGGCATGAAGCCGGTATGGATCAATATTTTTGATGCTATAGCGCATAATGAAGAGACGATTAAACATTCTGAGAAAAAGGGTATGTCGATTGAGCGTGAAACCTTTTTATTGAAACTGATAGCAGAAGAGCTCATCACTGTTAATGCATAA
- a CDS encoding asparagine synthase-related protein, translating into MSIVAGVISESWTSDLLLIKKEIAQHLSRNPTDIRHEYFDNHLYFCRVAIDCHRESSWAENHLRFSMVLGHTLMSSSLTQDVNTLLQQNLSNFPQLLAKAQGTYCVLDYNKQQRALTIFADSLAIRPLYYMKYKGSVIFSSCLRLFNELSVTLTTNLAGATEYAVIGYSLGNKTHYNEVYSIQPGEKLTLTSDSLVKERYFRWSDMPFNCIDDSEGTLQLDHAFKQAVDLAIGNDLHAISTLSGGLDSRVIVAELLKRGIKLECMNFSYQRSQDEVYAEVFAQCHDFPLHIVNVSDTQEQSIEQRLGHYWRATQYPFYLQVERPRLVWSGNGGSVCIGMVFCDDHILAACASGDPFAVAKAYLKHQHAYIPKRMVKQGAKLQQQLEQNIVECLCQYSHLPLDKAFQLFLWENDQHQHIAPALEDMDKFRLDFHLPFYSKAMLEVMFALPVSSAVKHQLYMKWLNQSYSEALLTPWQTYPGHLPCPLKNNLLPPLSQWQLASNVRNKLDLLKIGVSTLFDAKGEFYNRHYLGANCVLTALGLYRGESTLNVVKRMNQVLKSPH; encoded by the coding sequence ATGAGTATTGTTGCAGGTGTGATTTCAGAATCTTGGACTTCAGATTTATTGCTCATAAAAAAAGAGATCGCTCAACATTTATCGCGTAATCCGACCGATATAAGGCATGAGTATTTCGATAATCACTTGTATTTTTGCCGAGTCGCCATTGATTGTCATCGAGAATCGAGCTGGGCTGAAAATCATTTACGCTTTTCTATGGTTCTTGGACATACCTTAATGTCTTCTTCACTAACTCAAGATGTTAATACGCTTTTGCAGCAGAACCTCTCGAATTTCCCACAATTATTGGCTAAGGCTCAAGGTACGTATTGCGTGTTAGATTATAACAAGCAACAACGAGCACTAACTATTTTTGCCGATAGCTTAGCAATACGTCCGCTTTATTATATGAAATATAAAGGGAGCGTAATTTTTAGTTCCTGTTTACGTTTGTTCAATGAATTGAGTGTGACGTTAACAACTAATTTAGCGGGGGCGACTGAATATGCGGTAATCGGTTATTCACTTGGTAATAAAACCCACTATAACGAAGTGTACTCTATCCAACCGGGAGAAAAATTAACCTTAACAAGCGATTCACTTGTTAAAGAGCGGTACTTTCGATGGTCTGATATGCCGTTTAATTGTATTGATGATAGTGAAGGAACACTTCAGTTAGATCATGCCTTTAAGCAAGCGGTCGACCTAGCAATAGGTAATGATCTTCATGCGATCAGTACACTGTCAGGTGGGTTAGATTCTCGTGTTATTGTCGCTGAGTTGTTAAAGCGCGGAATAAAATTAGAATGCATGAACTTTTCCTATCAACGGTCGCAAGATGAGGTTTATGCCGAAGTTTTTGCACAATGCCATGATTTTCCACTGCATATTGTGAATGTCAGTGATACTCAAGAGCAGAGTATCGAGCAACGTTTAGGACATTATTGGCGAGCGACACAGTATCCATTTTATCTGCAAGTGGAGAGGCCTAGGCTAGTATGGTCGGGTAATGGTGGCAGTGTATGTATTGGTATGGTGTTTTGTGATGATCATATTCTTGCTGCATGTGCCAGTGGTGATCCTTTTGCAGTGGCAAAAGCATATTTAAAACATCAGCATGCTTATATTCCTAAGCGAATGGTAAAACAAGGTGCGAAATTGCAGCAGCAGTTAGAGCAAAATATCGTTGAGTGCTTATGTCAGTACTCACACTTACCATTAGATAAAGCTTTTCAACTCTTTTTGTGGGAAAACGATCAACACCAACATATCGCTCCTGCACTAGAAGATATGGATAAATTTCGATTAGATTTTCACTTACCGTTCTACAGTAAAGCGATGCTGGAAGTGATGTTCGCGTTACCGGTATCTTCAGCGGTAAAACATCAACTCTATATGAAATGGCTTAATCAGTCATATTCAGAAGCGTTACTTACGCCGTGGCAAACCTACCCAGGACATTTACCTTGTCCGCTAAAAAATAATCTATTACCGCCGTTAAGCCAGTGGCAGTTAGCGTCTAATGTTAGAAATAAACTGGATCTACTGAAAATAGGCGTCAGCACTTTATTTGATGCGAAAGGTGAGTTTTATAATCGTCATTACCTAGGGGCTAATTGCGTACTGACAGCATTAGGATTATACCGTGGTGAATCAACATTGAATGTTGTTAAGCGTATGAATCAAGTCCTGAAATCCCCTCATTAG